One part of the Entelurus aequoreus isolate RoL-2023_Sb linkage group LG05, RoL_Eaeq_v1.1, whole genome shotgun sequence genome encodes these proteins:
- the LOC133649803 gene encoding CXXC-type zinc finger protein 5-like isoform X1, protein MSGRLSHGGRTEDLERSSCKQDSPVIERRNRSGIISAPLNKSLKNSRTLSQYTAVSSATSNGHKDNSETKSHLAKPQQPTPPQPTVSALTAAKLDRTLEQVLEGQNGLLHFAQAAALLKRAGMEHMLLPGGMGVGVGGGDAGSGASDLEGTSVTDAAGVPVDFPYGVGGGFPFNPGLFIMTPAGVFLADSALHMAGLTEYPAQNELASAINSGKKKRKRCGMCPPCRRRINCEQCSSCRNRKTGHQICKFRKCEELKKKPSAALEKVMLPTGAAFRWFQ, encoded by the coding sequence ATGTCTGGTAGGTTGTCCCACGGGGGCCGGACCGAGGACCTGGAGCGGAGTAGCTGCAAACAGGACTCTCCTGTCATAGAACGCAGGAACCGCAGTGGCATCATCAGTGCACCATTAAACAAGAGCCTTAAGAACTCCCGCACCCTCTCGCAGTACACAGCGGTCTCCTCCGCCACCAGCAATGGACACAAAGACAATAGTGAGACAAAGAGCCACTTGGCCAAGCCCCAACAACCTACACCACCCCAGCCCACTGTCTCCGCACTGACAGCAGCCAAGTTGGACCGAACCCTAGAACAGGTTCTGGAGGGACAGAATGGCCTGCTGCACTTTGCCCAGGCAGCAGCACTATTAAAGCGGGCTGGTATGGAGCACATGCTTCTTCCTGGGGGCATGGGAGTGGGAGTTGGCGGAGGAGATGCCGGCTCGGGGGCTAGCGACTTAGAGGGTACGTCTGTCACGGATGCCGCAGGTGTTCCTGTTGACTTTCCATATGGAGTAGGGGGCGGCTTCCCCTTCAACCCGGGGCTTTTCATCATGACGCCGGCCGGAGTGTTTTTGGCGGACAGCGCACTGCACATGGCCGGTCTGACGGAGTATCCGGCACAGAACGAGCTGGCCTCTGCTATCAACTCCGGTAAAAAGAAACGAAAACGTTGCGGCATGTGCCCACCTTGCCGACGGCGGATTAACTGTGAGCAGTGCAGCAGCTGCCGGAATCGCAAGACGGGTCATCAGATCTGCAAGTTTCGCAAATGTGAGGAATTGAAGAAGAAACCTTCTGCTGCTCTGGAG
- the LOC133649803 gene encoding CXXC-type zinc finger protein 5-like isoform X2 produces the protein MSGRLSHGGRTEDLERSSCKQDSPVIERRNRSGIISAPLNKSLKNSRTLSQYTAVSSATSNGHKDNSETKSHLAKPQQPTPPQPTVSALTAAKLDRTLEQVLEGQNGLLHFAQAAALLKRAGMEHMLLPGGMGVGVGGGDAGSGASDLEGTSVTDAAGVPVDFPYGVGGGFPFNPGLFIMTPAGVFLADSALHMAGLTEYPAQNELASAINSGKKKRKRCGMCPPCRRRINCEQCSSCRNRKTGHQICKFRKCEELKKKPSAALEVMLPTGAAFRWFQ, from the coding sequence ATGTCTGGTAGGTTGTCCCACGGGGGCCGGACCGAGGACCTGGAGCGGAGTAGCTGCAAACAGGACTCTCCTGTCATAGAACGCAGGAACCGCAGTGGCATCATCAGTGCACCATTAAACAAGAGCCTTAAGAACTCCCGCACCCTCTCGCAGTACACAGCGGTCTCCTCCGCCACCAGCAATGGACACAAAGACAATAGTGAGACAAAGAGCCACTTGGCCAAGCCCCAACAACCTACACCACCCCAGCCCACTGTCTCCGCACTGACAGCAGCCAAGTTGGACCGAACCCTAGAACAGGTTCTGGAGGGACAGAATGGCCTGCTGCACTTTGCCCAGGCAGCAGCACTATTAAAGCGGGCTGGTATGGAGCACATGCTTCTTCCTGGGGGCATGGGAGTGGGAGTTGGCGGAGGAGATGCCGGCTCGGGGGCTAGCGACTTAGAGGGTACGTCTGTCACGGATGCCGCAGGTGTTCCTGTTGACTTTCCATATGGAGTAGGGGGCGGCTTCCCCTTCAACCCGGGGCTTTTCATCATGACGCCGGCCGGAGTGTTTTTGGCGGACAGCGCACTGCACATGGCCGGTCTGACGGAGTATCCGGCACAGAACGAGCTGGCCTCTGCTATCAACTCCGGTAAAAAGAAACGAAAACGTTGCGGCATGTGCCCACCTTGCCGACGGCGGATTAACTGTGAGCAGTGCAGCAGCTGCCGGAATCGCAAGACGGGTCATCAGATCTGCAAGTTTCGCAAATGTGAGGAATTGAAGAAGAAACCTTCTGCTGCTCTGGAG